TCTTTTTGACAACAACGTACACACCGATGATGCCACACGCAATACTGGCAAGAATGGCAGCAGTGATTGCATTCTGCATAAAACCGTATTGAAGAATTTCCAGCATTTTTGGCACCACTCAGTGTAGTTTCAGGACTCTGTGTGGCACACCATGTGCTATTAACTCCACCGGACACTGATATGTGGCTTCGAGGTCCTCGGGACTTACTTCCTTGGAGTTGTGATAATGCAACTGCTTGTTCAGGCACGCGATCTTATCAACATATACGGACAGTGCACTTATATCGTGAGTTACCATGAGGATGGCGATCTCTGACTTGAGCCTGTTGAGAAGTTCATAGAACTCTTTCTGCCTCCTGGAATCGATTCCTGTAGAAGGTTCATCCAGTATGAGCAGCCTGGGACGCGTCACCAGTGATCTGGCAATAAATACCCTCTGCTTCTGACCACCTGAAAGCTCACCGATCTGCCGGTCCCTGAATTCAAGCATTCCCACGGTGTTCAGAGCTTCTTCAGCTGCCTTTTTGTCCTCTTCATTAAATGACCTGAAAGGTCCCTTATGACTCAGGCGACCCATCAGGACAACCTCCCATACGTTTATGGGGAATTCAAGGTTGGAAGAAATATACTGAGGTACATAACCCACATACTTCCTGGTCTTTTTCGGGTTACCACCCAGTAGTTTCACAGAGCCCCTGTCAGGTTTGATCAATCCCAGAATAACTTTCAGAAGGGTGCTTTTGCCTCCCCCGTTCGGACCTATTATTGCAAGGAAATCCTTGTCCTCTACGGTGAGGTCTACTGCTTCCAGTACGGAAACGTCATCATAACTTACCCAGATATCCTTGAGATCGATCACTTCAGTCATATTATGCCAGCCCTTTTTCAAATGCTTCGGTAACTTTTGCAAGATTATCTATATAATCCTTTGCCAGCGGATCGACCTCCACAACTTCGCCGTCGATCTCACCGGCTATGGTCTGTGCGTTTGTGGTACTGAAGCCAGACTGCACGAATATCACAGTGATATTCTTTTCCCTGGCCGTATCGATCAGACGCTGCATATCCTGCACACTTGGTTCTTTGCCTTCGATCTCAACAGCTTCCTGTTCAAGTCCGTAGTCATCGGCAAAATAGCCCCATGAAGGATGATATACCATAAAGGTGCTGCCTTCCTTGCCAGCAAGTGTTTCCTTTATCTGCTCATCGGCTGCCTGAAGTTCCCCGATGTAGGCATCCCTGTTCAGAGTGTATAGTTCAGTATTATCTGGATCAATTTCCACCAGACCCTCATAGATGTTCTCAACCATTATCTGTGCTTCCTGAGGAGATGTCCACACATGCGGATCCTTTGATCCTGCCTCTTCTTCATGTTCTTCCTCTGCCTCGTCGTGCTCCTCTTCACCCTCATGTTCTTCTTCATGGGCGTGTGCCTCCATGGCCCTTAGCTGGATACCTTCAGAGGCATCAACCACCAGCATGTCAGGATTTACTTCGATCAGCCTGTCCATCCATACATTTTCAAAGGAAAGGCCTGATCCGACCTTCACATACATGTCAGCATCACTTAACTCACGGAGCTGTCCCGGAGTCACTTCATATGAATGCGGGTCCGCTCCCGGAGGAACCATTACCATCACATCCACCTGGTCCCCTGCAACCTGCTCCACGAATTCGGCCTCAGGAAGAATACTCACTACCACAACAGGCTTATCCGACGATGTGGCGGAGACCTCCTGATCATCAACACATCCGCTTGCCAGTACTAGCAATACGAGTGCTAGTAACGCGAGTTTCAACATTCTATATTTCATAAAATACCTCATTGTTTGAATATATACCAAATTGTTTGCATAGTATCCAAATATTTTGGACAAAAAATATCAGAGAATACCACACGAAATATGTTTGATCTTACCGCAAACACCCACAGTCGGATGACCCATGGATTTACATATATTGTCAACTGCGGATTTGGATACAAATGCCTCGAAGCGTGATGCTTCCTCGCATGCTTCTTCAGATGACAGACCATAATGACTCAGCATCAGACTCAGTATGTTGTGCCTGTTTACCATAAATTCCGCATACTGCTGCCCTATTTCGGTCAATCTCACCCCACGGTAGGGGATGTGCTCCACGTACCCGGATTCAGCCAGGTCACCGATTGTTTTTGTAGATGTGGAAGGATCAACTCCCAGTTGAGTGGATATGTCAGTAGTTCGTACAAGTTCTCCTTTTTTAAAGAGAAATTTGAGATATTCCACCTTCTTGGGAGAGAGTTCCAGCCCTGTGATTTCCTGCATGGGATAAGAATTACACAAAGTAGTATATAGTCTTTTTGAATTTTGACCAAATATGAAGCTTAAATTTGCATATAGACCAAAGTTCACAAGAATCTTCGAGAGCTTACTCTTCAAATTTATATTCTTCAACTTCTTTTGTAAGGAAGTATCCGAGAATGGTCCTGACAACAACTATGACACCCAGCAGAAGAACATCATCCAGAGTGGGTCTGCGGACAGTAAGTATAATGTCTGCAGCAATCAGGAACTCAAGGCCGAACAGGATCTTATCAGTAAACTGGCGCCTTATATGAGAATAAGTGAAGGACTTTTTTCCGATCTCATGGAGAAAAACCTCCCCTGCCGCAAGAATACCTCCATAGATCACCAGACCCAGACCTATAATTGTCAGAAAAGTCTCAAAGAAAGAAAGTACTGCATAACTGAATCCGGATAACAGATCAATGTCCACCATTAAACCTCACTTCCTGTTCTTAATTTGAATCATAGACCTGAAATAATTTTCGCAGGAGTTTAGCAGTCAATGTTCGGTTGATAATTTATTTGTAAGATCACATATAGTACTACAGATTACTTGGAAAGGGAAAACAAGAATGATCATAAAGCAGTACTTCACCGAAGGTATAGCACACAGCTCATACATCCTGAGCGGAAATAAAACATGCGCAGTTATAGACCCTCGAAGAGATACAGACATATACGTGCAGCAGGCAAGAGAACTTGGAGTCAAGATCACCCATATACTGGAAACTCACCTGCATGCGGATTTTATATCAGGCCACATGGAACTTGCCAGCAGAACAGGAGCAGACATATATGCTCCGAAGAGTGCCGAATGTGATTTCGAGCACATTGCACTTTCTGAAGGCGATTCCCTCATGCTGGAAGATATGGAGATCAATGTCCTGGAAACACCAGGCCATACCCCGGAACATATATCATACACTGTTACTGATACCGCAAGAGGAGAGCAACCTGTTGCGTTATTCTGTGGAGACACATTATTCGTAGGAGACGTAGGCAGACCGGACCTCTTCCCGGGAAGAGCTGAAGAACTTGCCACAAAGCTGTACCACAGTATTCATGATAAACTCCTCACACTGCCCGATTTTTGTGAAGTTTACCCTGCACACGGAGCAGGGTCCCTGTGCGGAAGGGCGATGGCATCTAAACGGACAAGTACCATAGGCTATGAAAAGGCTTACAACTATGCACTGAACATCAAAGAGCTCAATGATTTCATTGACTCCCTGACAACCAGCATGCCTGATGCACCGGACCATTTCAGCAGATGTACCGGTACGAACAAAGAAGGACCGGTGCTGATCAAAGGATTCGCGCCCATAAAAGCACTAAATACTGAGGAATTCACAGAAACCTCAAAGAAGGAAGATTCTGCCGTACTGGATATACGAAGTTTTGAATCCTTCGGAGGCCAGCACATAACAGATTCATACCATATCGACCTGAACAGCAATTTTGCTACATATGCCGGGTGGCTGATCCCGCATTTCAAGAACATAATGCTGGTTTCTGACAGCTATGAGCAGGCACTTGAGGCATGTACCCAGCTCTACAGAGTGGGACTTGACAGGATAGAGGGATATCTTGAAGGAGGTTTGTACGACTGGGTGA
The window above is part of the Methanolobus zinderi genome. Proteins encoded here:
- a CDS encoding metal ABC transporter ATP-binding protein, with amino-acid sequence MTEVIDLKDIWVSYDDVSVLEAVDLTVEDKDFLAIIGPNGGGKSTLLKVILGLIKPDRGSVKLLGGNPKKTRKYVGYVPQYISSNLEFPINVWEVVLMGRLSHKGPFRSFNEEDKKAAEEALNTVGMLEFRDRQIGELSGGQKQRVFIARSLVTRPRLLILDEPSTGIDSRRQKEFYELLNRLKSEIAILMVTHDISALSVYVDKIACLNKQLHYHNSKEVSPEDLEATYQCPVELIAHGVPHRVLKLH
- a CDS encoding metal ABC transporter solute-binding protein, Zn/Mn family translates to MKYRMLKLALLALVLLVLASGCVDDQEVSATSSDKPVVVVSILPEAEFVEQVAGDQVDVMVMVPPGADPHSYEVTPGQLRELSDADMYVKVGSGLSFENVWMDRLIEVNPDMLVVDASEGIQLRAMEAHAHEEEHEGEEEHDEAEEEHEEEAGSKDPHVWTSPQEAQIMVENIYEGLVEIDPDNTELYTLNRDAYIGELQAADEQIKETLAGKEGSTFMVYHPSWGYFADDYGLEQEAVEIEGKEPSVQDMQRLIDTAREKNITVIFVQSGFSTTNAQTIAGEIDGEVVEVDPLAKDYIDNLAKVTEAFEKGLA
- a CDS encoding metal-dependent transcriptional regulator: MQEITGLELSPKKVEYLKFLFKKGELVRTTDISTQLGVDPSTSTKTIGDLAESGYVEHIPYRGVRLTEIGQQYAEFMVNRHNILSLMLSHYGLSSEEACEEASRFEAFVSKSAVDNICKSMGHPTVGVCGKIKHISCGIL
- a CDS encoding DUF1622 domain-containing protein, yielding MVDIDLLSGFSYAVLSFFETFLTIIGLGLVIYGGILAAGEVFLHEIGKKSFTYSHIRRQFTDKILFGLEFLIAADIILTVRRPTLDDVLLLGVIVVVRTILGYFLTKEVEEYKFEE
- a CDS encoding rhodanese-like domain-containing protein — its product is MIIKQYFTEGIAHSSYILSGNKTCAVIDPRRDTDIYVQQARELGVKITHILETHLHADFISGHMELASRTGADIYAPKSAECDFEHIALSEGDSLMLEDMEINVLETPGHTPEHISYTVTDTARGEQPVALFCGDTLFVGDVGRPDLFPGRAEELATKLYHSIHDKLLTLPDFCEVYPAHGAGSLCGRAMASKRTSTIGYEKAYNYALNIKELNDFIDSLTTSMPDAPDHFSRCTGTNKEGPVLIKGFAPIKALNTEEFTETSKKEDSAVLDIRSFESFGGQHITDSYHIDLNSNFATYAGWLIPHFKNIMLVSDSYEQALEACTQLYRVGLDRIEGYLEGGLYDWVTAGLETDHVPQLSAVELHKKISTGNSLVVVDVRSASEYEDFHIRNSINIPVHELRDRYTEFNKKAEIALICGSGKRSSMGCSILKQKGFDRVYNVAGGMTGYAAAGYGPECPMCVLPWAPFSNKKETIREKV